The DNA sequence AACTTCAATGGTCAAATAAACTCCATTCCCGTTAAATGCAGACTGGAAAATATTTTGTTGGCTGGGGTGGTTGGGTTGTAAAAAACTGATTTCTGCCGAATGATTGGGGGTATGAAGTAATAAATAAAATTCGTTTTCAAAACTTACCCCAAAGTCCAATGTTTCTGTGTAAAACTTCTTGGTTTCCTGTAGTTTGTCGGTAATCACTCCGGCATTAAGTTTCATTTGGTTGGTTGATTGTGCATACGTCCAACTTACCGTAAGAACAAATGCGGTTAATAAGATTGCTTTCATTGTCAATGATTTTGTTGTTACAAATTTAGGTTGACAAGAAACCAAGACATTGTAAAAATCGGACAAATCTTAACGGAAGGCTTCGGAAGGTGTTACACCGTAGAATGTTTTGAAGGTTTTAATAAAATGGGCTTGGTCAAAAAAACCAACATCAAAGTACAATTTGTTCGCTCTTAGACTTTGTTTTGAAGGTTTAGCATTTAATATATATTGAAAGCGGACAACGTTACAAAACGATTTTGCTGTAGTGCCAATATAAAAGTTGAAAATCCTACGCAGCTGTCTTGGACTTAGACCTGTATTAAGGTCTTTTTCGGTATCCAAATACCCATTCTTTTGAAAAATCAGGATTAGCGCATCTAAAAAACGGTGATCATAATTGGTACCTTTATTTTTTAAAAGTCCGACTAATTTTCCGTTCATTATTTTTGTAATCTTTTCAAATGAATCCTCAGCTTTGATTGCGGAATTAATCCACTCGGAAAAATTGGGTAAAATTTTGTTCAGTTCTTGGGATTGATTACTTAAAATTTTGGCGTCCACTCCGAACAAGTATGGAAAAGCAGAAGGTAAATAACGAATACCTATATAATCAAATTCCTTTCCTATAGGGAATTGAACGAACTTTCGGCAAAATCCCATTACGAAGTTTTCAGCCGGTTGTTTATGGTCAAAAAAAATATCGATACAACCGTCAGAAACCACTCGATAATTGTAATCTATTTTTAAGGTTTCCTTTGTTTTAAGTTGCCAAAAGCAGTAAATATAGTTTTCAATTGCT is a window from the Lewinella sp. LCG006 genome containing:
- a CDS encoding DUF6597 domain-containing transcriptional factor produces the protein MDELKSIREYYKPIQPSVSVNDSEISYQEILPNKAIENYIYCFWQLKTKETLKIDYNYRVVSDGCIDIFFDHKQPAENFVMGFCRKFVQFPIGKEFDYIGIRYLPSAFPYLFGVDAKILSNQSQELNKILPNFSEWINSAIKAEDSFEKITKIMNGKLVGLLKNKGTNYDHRFLDALILIFQKNGYLDTEKDLNTGLSPRQLRRIFNFYIGTTAKSFCNVVRFQYILNAKPSKQSLRANKLYFDVGFFDQAHFIKTFKTFYGVTPSEAFR
- a CDS encoding VOC family protein; protein product: MKLNAGVITDKLQETKKFYTETLDFGVSFENEFYLLLHTPNHSAEISFLQPNHPSQQNIFQSAFNGNGVYLTIEVEKVDEVYKQLKDKGIHIEIEIRDEPWGDRHFAIKDPNGIGIDIVTYTKPEE